The following are from one region of the Streptomyces changanensis genome:
- a CDS encoding gamma-aminobutyraldehyde dehydrogenase, with translation MTTELRRLRNYINGEFRDAADGRTIDVVNPATGEVYATSPLSGRADVDAAMEAAAAAFPAWRDTTPAERQKALLKIADAFEERAEDLIAAECENTGKPVGLTRSEELPPMVDQIRFFAGAARLLEGRSAGEYMEGMTSIVRREPVGVCAQVAPWNYPMMMAVWKFAPALAAGNTVVLKPSDTTPASTVLIAEIMGQILPKGVFNVVCGDRDSGRLMVEHPTPAMASITGSVRAGMQVAESAAKDVKRVHLELGGKAPVVVFEDTDIAKAVEDISVAGFFNAGQDCTAATRVLVHESIHDEFVAALAKAAADTKTGAPDDEDVLYGPLNNAHQLKQVSGFIDRLPAHAKVEAGGHRVGDKGYYYAPTVVSGLRQDDEIVQNEVFGPVITVQPFRDEEQALEYANGVEYALASSVWTKDHARAMRMSKALDFGCVWINTHIPLVAEMPHGGFKKSGYGKDLSAYGFEDYTRIKHVMTSLG, from the coding sequence GTGACCACCGAACTGCGTCGTCTGCGCAACTACATCAACGGCGAGTTCCGGGATGCCGCCGACGGACGGACCATCGACGTCGTCAACCCCGCCACCGGTGAGGTCTACGCCACCTCCCCGCTCTCCGGCCGGGCCGACGTCGACGCCGCCATGGAGGCCGCGGCCGCCGCGTTCCCCGCCTGGCGGGACACCACCCCGGCGGAGCGCCAGAAGGCCCTGCTGAAGATCGCGGACGCCTTCGAGGAGCGCGCCGAGGACCTCATCGCCGCGGAGTGCGAGAACACGGGCAAGCCCGTGGGCCTCACCCGCAGCGAGGAGCTGCCCCCGATGGTCGACCAGATCCGCTTCTTCGCCGGCGCCGCCCGCCTGCTGGAGGGCCGCTCCGCCGGCGAGTACATGGAGGGCATGACCTCCATCGTCCGCCGCGAGCCGGTCGGCGTCTGCGCCCAGGTCGCCCCCTGGAACTACCCGATGATGATGGCCGTGTGGAAGTTCGCCCCGGCCCTCGCCGCGGGCAACACCGTCGTGCTGAAGCCCTCGGACACCACGCCCGCCTCGACCGTCCTCATCGCCGAGATCATGGGGCAGATCCTGCCCAAGGGCGTCTTCAACGTCGTCTGCGGCGACCGCGACAGCGGCCGCCTCATGGTCGAGCACCCGACCCCCGCCATGGCCTCCATCACCGGCTCCGTGCGCGCCGGCATGCAGGTCGCCGAGTCGGCGGCCAAGGACGTCAAGCGCGTCCACCTGGAGCTGGGCGGCAAGGCCCCGGTCGTCGTCTTCGAGGACACCGACATCGCGAAGGCCGTCGAGGACATCTCCGTCGCCGGCTTCTTCAACGCCGGCCAGGACTGCACGGCCGCCACCCGCGTCCTCGTCCACGAGTCCATCCACGACGAGTTCGTCGCCGCCCTCGCCAAGGCCGCCGCCGACACGAAGACCGGCGCCCCGGACGACGAGGACGTGCTGTACGGCCCGCTCAACAACGCCCACCAGCTGAAGCAGGTCAGCGGCTTCATCGACCGCCTCCCCGCCCACGCCAAGGTCGAGGCCGGCGGCCACCGCGTCGGCGACAAGGGCTACTACTACGCCCCGACCGTCGTCTCCGGCCTCCGCCAGGACGACGAGATCGTCCAGAACGAGGTCTTCGGCCCCGTCATCACCGTCCAGCCGTTCCGCGACGAGGAGCAGGCGCTGGAGTACGCGAACGGCGTCGAGTACGCCCTCGCCTCCTCCGTGTGGACCAAGGACCACGCGCGCGCGATGCGCATGTCCAAGGCCCTCGACTTCGGCTGCGTGTGGATCAACACCCACATCCCGCTCGTCGCCGAGATGCCGCACGGCGGGTTCAAGAAGTCCGGCTACGGCAAGGACCTGTCGGCGTACGGCTTCGAGGACTACACGCGCATCAAGCACGTCATGACCTCGCTGGGCTGA
- a CDS encoding beta-ketoacyl-[acyl-carrier-protein] synthase family protein — MHVDERVRARELTDIAVTGIGLVTPAGRTAECTWDGLLDGVPTAARDVRLAGLPVDFSCRVTGFEGPARLGLAAAREAVADASWPEGGWEGARVAVVLGTGCGPGGGAARGVSAAEVSTELGALGPSFVTSGGCASGATAIGVARDLLRAGTCDVAVAGGCDGVPGRAAAAGLGRAGSLSSRTFDPAGASRPFDAERDGFVLGEGAGVLVLERLADARARRARVRAVLSGYGASAEARCVPGQAGVDPQGRGVERAVRAAFADAGLAPEDVDHVNAHGSGGALDDLAEARALRRVFRGTPPPVTAVKSVLGHAGGGAAAVEAACTVLTLQHQAIPPTANLDRLDPEIELDVVVKSPRRRPVRAALSTSFGLGGHSAALLFRTP; from the coding sequence GTGCACGTCGATGAGCGCGTCCGCGCGCGAGAGCTGACCGACATCGCGGTCACCGGCATCGGTCTGGTCACTCCGGCCGGCCGGACCGCGGAGTGCACGTGGGACGGGCTGCTCGACGGCGTCCCGACGGCGGCCCGGGACGTACGCCTGGCGGGGCTGCCGGTCGACTTCTCCTGCCGGGTCACCGGCTTCGAGGGGCCCGCGCGGCTGGGGCTGGCGGCGGCCCGTGAGGCGGTCGCCGACGCGTCCTGGCCGGAGGGCGGCTGGGAGGGGGCGCGGGTGGCGGTGGTGCTGGGCACCGGGTGCGGTCCGGGCGGGGGCGCGGCGCGGGGGGTGAGCGCCGCGGAGGTCAGTACGGAGCTGGGCGCGCTGGGCCCGAGCTTCGTGACGTCCGGCGGGTGCGCCTCGGGTGCGACCGCCATCGGCGTGGCGCGGGACCTGCTGCGGGCGGGCACGTGCGACGTGGCCGTCGCGGGCGGCTGCGACGGCGTCCCGGGGCGTGCGGCCGCGGCGGGGCTCGGCCGGGCGGGCAGCCTGTCGTCGCGCACGTTCGACCCGGCGGGCGCCTCCCGCCCGTTCGACGCCGAGCGGGACGGGTTCGTGCTGGGCGAGGGCGCGGGGGTGCTGGTACTGGAGCGGCTGGCGGACGCGCGGGCGCGGCGGGCGCGGGTACGGGCGGTCCTCTCCGGGTACGGGGCGTCGGCGGAGGCGCGGTGCGTGCCCGGTCAGGCCGGGGTGGACCCGCAGGGGCGGGGGGTGGAGCGGGCGGTGCGGGCGGCGTTCGCGGACGCCGGGCTCGCCCCCGAGGACGTCGACCACGTGAACGCGCACGGCAGTGGCGGCGCGCTGGACGACCTGGCCGAGGCGCGGGCGCTGCGCCGGGTGTTCCGGGGGACGCCGCCGCCGGTCACGGCCGTGAAGAGCGTGCTCGGCCACGCGGGCGGCGGCGCGGCCGCGGTGGAGGCGGCGTGCACGGTGCTGACCCTCCAGCACCAGGCGATCCCGCCGACGGCGAACCTCGACCGGCTGGACCCGGAGATCGAGCTGGACGTGGTGGTCAAGTCGCCGCGGCGCAGGCCGGTGCGGGCGGCGCTCAGCACGTCGTTCGGGCTGGGCGGGCACAGCGCGGCGCTGCTGTTCCGCACCCCGTGA
- a CDS encoding SAM-dependent methyltransferase: protein MTSSHIDRIRTDIAHNARVWNYWLGGKDNYSVDRAVGDQVTSLYPSIGEVARADRAFLGRAVRYLAGEAGVRQFLDIGTGLPTADNTHEVAQRVAPEARVVYVDNDPIVLTHARALLTGSRKGVTEYVDADAHDPERILRAVGRTLDLDRPVAVMMLGILNFVLDTDTARSIVRTLMGAVPPGSHLVLTHPTLEPALGGAGNAEAMAFWNANATPPITARSRGEFASFLDGLEVLEPGIVSCSRWRFEAGPEVAQFGAVARKP, encoded by the coding sequence GTGACGTCGTCGCACATCGACCGGATCCGCACCGACATCGCCCACAACGCGCGCGTCTGGAACTACTGGCTGGGCGGCAAGGACAACTACTCCGTCGACCGCGCCGTCGGCGACCAGGTGACCTCGCTGTACCCGAGCATCGGCGAAGTGGCCCGCGCCGACCGGGCGTTCCTGGGCCGCGCGGTGCGGTACCTGGCGGGCGAGGCGGGCGTCCGGCAGTTCCTCGACATCGGTACCGGGCTGCCGACCGCCGACAACACCCACGAGGTCGCGCAGCGCGTCGCCCCCGAGGCGCGGGTGGTGTACGTCGACAACGACCCGATCGTGCTGACCCACGCGCGGGCGCTGCTCACCGGCTCCCGGAAGGGGGTCACGGAGTACGTCGACGCCGACGCGCACGACCCGGAGCGGATCCTGCGGGCGGTCGGGCGGACGTTGGACCTGGACCGGCCGGTCGCCGTGATGATGCTCGGCATCCTCAACTTCGTCCTCGACACCGACACCGCCCGCTCCATCGTGCGCACCCTGATGGGCGCCGTACCGCCGGGCAGCCACCTGGTGCTCACGCACCCCACGCTGGAGCCGGCCCTGGGCGGCGCGGGCAACGCCGAGGCGATGGCCTTCTGGAACGCGAACGCCACCCCGCCCATCACCGCCCGCAGCCGCGGGGAGTTCGCGTCGTTCCTCGACGGCCTGGAGGTCCTGGAGCCGGGCATCGTGTCGTGCTCCCGCTGGCGTTTCGAGGCGGGCCCCGAGGTCGCCCAGTTCGGCGCGGTGGCCCGCAAGCCCTGA
- a CDS encoding glycerophosphodiester phosphodiesterase, with the protein MRTVTVVGHRGDPYRVRENTTASIRSALARGADAVEVDVRLTWDGVPVLLHDETLRRLWRIDRPLAALSLAEVRRLTGPEGVPTLYEALAAAAPHRVMIDLPGATEETVRAVVGTVRECDAEDRVFYCSGAAAMLLVRAADPAAEIALTWTSLAPARPVLLEAVAPRWLNYRFGLVGRELADRVHRDGLLVSAWTADTRRTMRKLIDNGVDSITTNRVDTLNSVLTGAPT; encoded by the coding sequence ATGCGCACCGTCACCGTCGTCGGGCACCGGGGCGACCCCTACCGGGTCCGTGAGAACACGACCGCGTCGATCCGGTCGGCGCTGGCGCGCGGCGCGGACGCCGTCGAGGTGGACGTACGGCTGACCTGGGACGGCGTCCCGGTCCTCCTGCACGACGAGACGCTGCGCAGGCTGTGGCGGATCGACCGGCCGCTCGCCGCTCTCTCGCTGGCCGAGGTGCGGCGGCTGACCGGGCCGGAGGGCGTGCCGACGCTCTACGAGGCGCTCGCCGCGGCCGCCCCGCACCGCGTGATGATCGACCTGCCGGGCGCCACGGAGGAGACCGTGCGGGCCGTCGTGGGCACGGTCCGCGAGTGCGACGCGGAGGACCGGGTCTTCTACTGCTCGGGCGCCGCCGCGATGCTGCTGGTCCGCGCCGCCGACCCGGCCGCCGAGATCGCCCTGACGTGGACGTCCCTCGCCCCGGCCCGGCCGGTGCTGCTGGAGGCGGTGGCGCCGCGCTGGCTGAACTACCGCTTCGGGCTGGTCGGCCGGGAGCTCGCGGACCGGGTGCACCGTGACGGACTGCTGGTCTCCGCCTGGACGGCAGACACGCGCAGGACCATGCGTAAGCTGATCGACAACGGGGTGGACTCGATCACCACCAACCGCGTGGACACCCTGAACTCCGTACTGACGGGAGCCCCCACGTGA
- a CDS encoding adenosine deaminase, translating into MTDLRPFIAGLPKAELHVHHVGSASPRIVSELAARHPDSAVPTDPEALVDYFTFTDFAHFIDVYLSVVDLVRTPEDVRLLTYEVARDMARQNIRYAELTVTPYSSTRRGIDAKAFMEAIEDARTAAEAELGVVLRWCFDIPGEAGLEAAEETARLAVDLRPEGLVSFGLGGPEIGVPRPQFKPYFDRAIAAGLHSVPHAGETTGPETVWDALRDLRAERIGHGTSAVRDPRLLAHLAEHRIALEVCPTSNIATRAVTDLDLHPIKEMVAAGVLVTINSDDPPMFGTDLNGEYAIAARLLGLDERGVAALAGNAVEASFLDRAGKEHLKREIDTYTEEWLAR; encoded by the coding sequence ATGACCGATCTGCGCCCCTTCATCGCCGGGCTGCCCAAGGCGGAACTGCACGTCCACCACGTGGGGTCGGCCTCCCCCCGCATCGTCTCCGAGCTGGCCGCGCGGCACCCGGACTCCGCGGTGCCCACCGACCCCGAGGCGCTGGTCGACTACTTCACCTTCACCGACTTCGCCCACTTCATCGACGTCTACCTGTCGGTCGTCGACCTGGTCCGCACCCCCGAGGACGTCCGGCTGCTGACCTACGAGGTCGCCCGGGACATGGCCCGGCAGAACATCCGGTACGCCGAGCTCACCGTCACGCCGTACAGCTCGACCCGGCGCGGCATCGACGCGAAGGCGTTCATGGAGGCCATCGAGGACGCCAGGACCGCCGCCGAGGCCGAGCTCGGCGTGGTCCTGCGGTGGTGCTTCGACATCCCCGGCGAAGCCGGTCTGGAGGCCGCCGAGGAGACCGCCCGGCTCGCCGTCGACCTGCGGCCGGAGGGGCTGGTGTCGTTCGGCCTGGGCGGCCCGGAGATCGGCGTGCCCCGCCCGCAGTTCAAGCCGTACTTCGACCGGGCCATCGCGGCCGGGCTGCACTCCGTCCCGCACGCCGGCGAGACGACCGGCCCCGAGACCGTGTGGGACGCGCTGCGCGACCTGCGCGCCGAGCGCATCGGCCACGGCACGAGCGCGGTGCGGGACCCCCGGCTCCTCGCCCACCTCGCCGAGCACCGCATCGCCCTGGAGGTGTGCCCCACCTCCAACATCGCCACCCGCGCCGTCACCGACCTCGACCTGCACCCGATCAAGGAGATGGTCGCCGCGGGCGTCCTCGTGACGATCAACTCCGACGACCCGCCGATGTTCGGCACCGACCTCAACGGCGAGTACGCCATCGCCGCGCGCCTCCTCGGCCTCGACGAGCGCGGAGTCGCCGCCCTCGCCGGGAACGCCGTCGAGGCGTCCTTCCTGGACCGGGCCGGCAAGGAGCACCTGAAGCGGGAGATCGACACGTACACGGAGGAGTGGCTCGCGCGCTGA
- a CDS encoding DUF4190 domain-containing protein, with product MPDDNHRNDPWAPPESRPPEPGVDLGKSATPRPAPGPAAPPHDQPTVAAMPGAGFGPPEAGDPLPPPPIAPGGPGRPAPGPYGYPAPAAPAPGYPAHPGAYGPYGAGAWGPAPANGLGVASMVLGIISVVGCFMYGLGIVLGVLALIFGIVGRKRVQRGEANNGPIATAGIVTGAVGIALGALVLGGLIWAITEEVKKDDGLDRDDPYATSLVISDTGR from the coding sequence ATGCCAGACGACAACCACCGGAACGACCCCTGGGCGCCGCCGGAGAGTCGGCCGCCCGAGCCGGGGGTGGACCTCGGCAAGTCCGCGACCCCACGACCCGCGCCGGGCCCGGCGGCCCCGCCGCACGACCAGCCCACGGTGGCCGCGATGCCCGGTGCCGGCTTCGGCCCGCCGGAGGCCGGCGACCCGCTGCCCCCGCCACCGATCGCCCCGGGCGGGCCGGGCCGGCCCGCCCCCGGCCCGTACGGCTACCCGGCGCCGGCCGCACCCGCGCCCGGGTACCCCGCCCACCCCGGCGCCTACGGTCCGTACGGCGCCGGCGCCTGGGGACCGGCCCCGGCCAACGGGCTGGGCGTCGCGTCGATGGTCCTCGGCATCATCTCGGTCGTCGGCTGCTTCATGTACGGCCTCGGCATCGTCCTGGGCGTCCTCGCCCTGATCTTCGGCATCGTCGGCCGCAAGCGCGTCCAGCGCGGCGAGGCGAACAACGGCCCCATCGCCACCGCCGGCATCGTCACCGGCGCGGTCGGCATCGCGCTGGGCGCCCTCGTCCTCGGCGGGCTCATATGGGCCATCACCGAGGAAGTGAAGAAGGACGACGGCCTCGACCGCGACGACCCGTACGCCACCTCCCTGGTGATCAGCGACACCGGCCGCTGA
- a CDS encoding DUF4190 domain-containing protein, which produces MSDPNQQPGGFGPSPYGPGQPQQPGYGYPASPAQPPQPAYGYPAAGAPAQPQQPAYGYPAAGAPAPQPASYPAPPSPYAAPGYAAPRPSNGMGTAGLVLGIIGVVCNVIMVLWFVGMILGVLAIIFGAVGRGKANRGEATNKGAATAGLVMGIIATVLLPALILLLFAGAMGAASGI; this is translated from the coding sequence ATGTCCGATCCGAACCAGCAGCCCGGCGGCTTCGGGCCGAGTCCGTACGGCCCCGGCCAGCCGCAGCAGCCCGGTTACGGGTACCCGGCCTCCCCCGCCCAGCCGCCGCAGCCGGCCTACGGGTACCCGGCGGCCGGAGCGCCCGCGCAGCCGCAGCAGCCGGCCTACGGCTACCCGGCGGCCGGAGCACCCGCGCCGCAGCCGGCCTCCTACCCGGCGCCGCCCTCCCCGTACGCCGCGCCCGGCTACGCCGCCCCGCGCCCCAGCAACGGCATGGGCACGGCGGGCCTCGTGCTCGGCATCATCGGCGTCGTCTGCAACGTCATCATGGTGCTGTGGTTCGTCGGCATGATCCTCGGCGTCCTCGCGATCATCTTCGGCGCCGTGGGGCGCGGCAAGGCCAACCGCGGCGAGGCCACGAACAAGGGCGCGGCCACGGCCGGCCTGGTCATGGGCATCATCGCGACGGTCCTGCTGCCGGCCCTCATCCTGCTGCTCTTCGCCGGCGCCATGGGGGCGGCGAGCGGCATCTGA